One Acetoanaerobium noterae genomic region harbors:
- a CDS encoding nucleotidyl transferase AbiEii/AbiGii toxin family protein, whose product MNKDKITAMCRKVSNETGLTFNSVMTYYFLESVLRKLSISKYNDKFIFKGGYILSNIVGLDSRSTVDIDFLFKNMPLTEELLVEIFDDILEYNEKDSIQYELKGIQEIKKQDEYGGYRIQILCKLDNIRQIVPLDIATGDILTYKPVDYEYKTIFSEDNLKIKAYNLETMLAEKLETIYSKGFLNSRSKDFYDIHLIYRFKSNDVDFEKLSKACERTFDYRGTILDFASFKEMIDIILADKGFNDRWKAYANKNNYVKEISFENVIESLILIIEQIILIGTGTGTGKKI is encoded by the coding sequence CATATTATTTTTTAGAAAGTGTTTTAAGAAAATTATCAATTAGCAAATATAATGATAAATTTATTTTTAAAGGTGGATATATACTTTCAAATATAGTGGGATTGGATTCAAGAAGCACCGTAGATATTGATTTTCTTTTTAAGAATATGCCTTTAACTGAAGAACTTCTAGTTGAAATTTTTGATGATATTTTAGAATATAATGAAAAAGATTCCATTCAATATGAGCTAAAGGGTATACAAGAAATTAAAAAACAAGATGAATATGGGGGATATAGAATCCAGATTCTATGTAAATTAGACAATATAAGACAAATTGTTCCTTTAGATATAGCAACAGGAGATATATTGACATATAAACCAGTAGATTATGAATACAAAACAATATTTTCTGAAGATAACTTAAAAATCAAAGCATACAATTTAGAAACAATGTTAGCAGAGAAATTAGAAACCATTTATTCCAAAGGATTTTTAAATAGCAGAAGTAAAGATTTTTATGATATCCATCTAATATATAGATTCAAAAGCAATGATGTTGATTTTGAAAAGCTGTCTAAAGCTTGTGAAAGAACTTTTGATTATAGGGGTACCATACTTGACTTTGCAAGTTTTAAAGAAATGATAGACATAATCTTAGCAGATAAGGGATTTAATGATAGGTGGAAAGCATATGCAAATAAAAATAATTATGTTAAAGAAATCTCTTTTGAAAATGTTATTGAAAGTTTGATATTAATAATTGAGCAAATTATTTTAATTGGAACTGGTACTGGAACGGGTAAAAAAATTTAA